AAAAAAGAGCCTAAAATATCTCTGATTTTCATTCTGTTAGAATCGTTAGCCGCATAAAACATAGTATCTAAGATACTCATATCACCATCTAAATAATTTGCTTGATTTTGAGCAAAATACCCCAATTGTACGTTATGCCCCAATTTGATATTTCCTTCAAATGGAATTTCTCCAACAATCATTTTAGCTAAAGTGGTTTTGCCTTGTCCGTTTTGCCCTACAAAAGCAATTTTACTACCTCTTTCTATCAGTAAATCAATGTTTTGTAATACTTGTTTTTCACCATAATTTTTTGAAGCTGAAGCGATTTCAAGCACTACTTTTCCTGGTGTGACCGATACAGGGAAGCGTAAGTGCATCACGCTGTTATCTTGTTCGTCCACTTCAATACGTTCAATTTTGTCTAATTTTTTGATAAGCGATTGAGCCATAGAGGCTTTTGAGGCTTTTGCGCGAAATTTTTCAATAAGCTTTTCGGTTTGTTGTATCTTTTTTTCTTGATTTTTTTGTGCAGCAAGTTGTTGCTGTTTAATTTCTTCACGAAGTTGCAAAAATTGTGAATAGGCTTTGGGGTAATCGTAAATTTTTCCAACTGAAATTTCAATGGTTCTATTGGTAACATTATCCAAAAACATTTTATCGTGTGAGACAATAACTACTGCTCCGCTATAGGTGGTTAAAAACTGTTCTAACCAAATGATGGATTCGATATCCAAGTGATTGGTAGGCTCGTCTAACAAAAGAATGTCATTTTTTTGTAATAGAAGTTTTGCCAATTCAATACGCATACGCCATCCTCCTGAAAAGGCGTCGGTTTGTCTATCGAAATCGTTACGTTTAAAGCCTAATCCGAATAAAACTTTTTCGGTATCTCCTTGATAATGATATCCTCCAAGAATTTCATAACGATGTGTAATGTCAGTAAGCGAATCGATAAGGTTGTGATAATGAAGGCTTTCATAATCCGATCGAGCTTCGAGTTGTCGTTGTATTTCTTGCATTTGACTTTCAATGATTTTGATTTCGGTAAATGCTTGATAAGCCTCTTGCAAAATTGTTCTTCCGTTCTCAAAATCAATATCCTGCTTTAAAAATCCGATTTTAACAGATTTATCAGCTGCAATAGTACCCGAATCGGGCTTCATTTCTTTAGCAAGTAATTTTAGAAGCGTCGATTTTCCAGCGCCATTTTTCCCAATAAGTCCTACTCGGTCACCAGCATTGAGCATAAAAGCCACTTCTTCAAATAAAAATTCTCCTTGAAAAGAAACTGACAAATCGTGTACATTTAGCATAATATTCATTTTTAAGTTTGCAAAAGTATGGAAAAGTGTATAAAATCACTCTTAAAAATGAAAAAACACAATACTTTATTTAAATCATCGGTATGAATTGTTCATTTCATTTCAAAAAATAATTACCTTTGTAAGATTGAAGAAAATCTCAAGTAAATATACTTTTTTGCTAAAGATTGTGATTTTTAAATCAGACATTTTATGAGAAAATATTGGCAAAAATTAAATATAAATCCTCTATTTTTAAAGATTTTGATTGCTGTCATTACAGTAGTTTTGGTGGTGCAGGTATTCCCTAAAAAGGCCAAATTTAAGTATGAATTTCAGAAAGGAAAACTTTGGCAGCACGAAACTTTTTATGCTCCTTTTGAATTTCCTCTAAAAAAAAGCGAAGAGCAAATAGCTAAAGAAACTGAACAAATAGTCAGTAAATCAGTGGTTTATTATACTAAAGATACGTTGGTCTATCAGCACGTACTTCAACGCTTACCCGACAAGATTACCACCTATTTCGGAGATAAAATTTCAGAAAACAGAAGACAGGAAATCATTGATAAAGTAACTGAATTCTTGAAAAAATCTTATCGGGTAGGGGTATTTATCAATTCGCAGGGATTTACCTCAGGTACAGTTATGATTATAGGTAAGCAAAATCAAGTGAGTGAGTTACTTACATCAGAGGTGTTTTTTTTGGAACAGCTCAATGATTATGTAACCAAAGAACTTGCCTTTGAACCTCAGTATCGTAAAAATTACCAAGCATTGCTTTTCGAGATTATGCAACCTGACCTTCGTGTGGAACAGAAGTTTACACAAAAGGCTCTTGATGAGAATCTTAAAGATTTGGTTTATACCTACGGGATAGTCAATCAAGGGCAACTTATCATCGCTAAGGGCGAAATGGTGGAGGGAGAACGCTTGGCGATGCTCGAATCACTTCAATCGGAATACGAATCCGAAACGTGGAATCAGAGCAATTACTATTGGTCTTTATTAGGGTATTACACTTTAGTAAGCATCTGTATTTTTATCGTTTTGGTATATTTGCAACGCTATGCTATTGACATTTATAACGATAACATCAAGCTCAGTTTTATTTTCTTCAATGTTCTGTTAATCATTTATTTGGTGAGTTTTTTTATAAAAACATTCCCCGATTATATCTATGTAGCTCCCGTTTGTTTAATGCTGATGATTCTGAAATCATTTTTTGATTTACGCACAGCAATTTTTGTGTTTGTCATCACGATTTTGTTAACCGGATTTATAACCCCTAATAGTTTTCAATTTATTTTTATTCAGATAATTGCTGGGGCATTCATCATCTTAAATACCAAAGATACGCAATATCGTTTAAATAATTTTATATCAGCAGCATATACTACAATTGCTTATCTGTTTACCTATATGGCTTTCCATTTAATTACAGAAGGTCAGCTCCATAATTTACACGTTTCATTTTTGATTATGTTTCTTTTAAACGGAATGGGAATGCTTTTTTCTCAACCACTTACTTATATTTATGAAAGAGTTTTTGGTTTGGTTTGTGATGCTTCCCTTTTAGAATTGACAGACACTAACTCCAAACTTTTACGTGAACTTTCCGAAAAAGCTCCGGGTACCTTCCAACATTCTATGCAGGTGGCTAATTTGGCGGAAGCCGCAGCCGTTGAAATTAAAGCTAATGCATTATTGGTAAGGGTAGGAGCCTTGTATCACGATATCGGGAAAATGAAAAACCCTGTTTACTTTATTGAAAATCAGAAAACAAATATAAATCCGCACGACTGCTTAACCCCAACTGAAAGTGCCCGTATTATCATCAATCACGTAGCTGAAGGAGTTGAAATTGCCCGAAAGCACAAGCTTCCCGAGCGAATTATCGAATTTATTAAAACACATCACGGCAATAGCTTGGTATATTACTTCTACCGAAAGGAGATGGAACAAAATGAGCAGGTTATAGAGAGTGATTTCCGTTATGCAGGTCCTATACCTTCCTCCAAAGAAACAGCTATTTTGATGATGGCAGACTCGGTGGAGGCAGCTTCCCGAAGCCTTAAAAACCCAACTTACCCAATGATTGATGAGTTCGTTGAGAGTATAATCAAAAAACAATTTGACGACCATCAATTTATGAATTCCGACATTACCCTCAAAGAAATAGAACGTATAAAAGCCGTATTTAAAGATAAACTTACTAACATTTATCATTTGCGTATCCCATATCCGAAGTAATGAGATGTTTATCAATGAATATCCTTTCAAACTTTACAAGGATTAAACTCAATTGCTGTAAAAAGGTTATATTTGGCATAAAATTATCACTATGAAGAAAATTATATTCGTTTTAATGAGCTGTTTTTTGGGGCAGTTGCATTCGCAAGAGCTCAATTGCACCTTTTCGGTGGATGCCCGTCAGATAAACATAACCGACAAACGCGTGTTTAAAACACTTGAAAAGTCGGTACAAGACTTTATCAATCAAACCTCTTGGAGCAATATTAAAAACACCTCCAAAGAAAGAATACAATGTAATATGACTTTGGTACTGACAAAGTTTGAAGGCAATCAATTTGAAGGTAATTTGCTGGTTCAGGCAATGCGCCCAGTGTATAATGCAGTATATCAATCTCCTGTATTAAACCTACAAGACAAGCAAGTTGCCTTTACGTATCAAGAGCACGAACCCTTGTCGTTTAATAACAATACGTTTAGCTCTAATTTGACCTCCGTGTTGGCTTTCTATGCTTACGTCATTTTAGGTTTTGATAGGGATACTTTTGCTCCATCTGCTGGGCATCCGATGTTTTTACAAGCCCAATCAGTACTTATCAATGCTCAAAGTAGTGGGTTTGGCGGGTGGACAGATGATGGCACCAACAACCGTTGGCGATTACTTGATGAACTTCTTTCCGAAAGTTATAGCCAATTTCATCAAGTATTGTATCAGTACCATCGTTTTGGTATGGACTTGATGAGTTCTGATACCAAAAAAGCTAAAGAAGAGATTCAAAAAGCCTTAATTTCGCTTTCCGAAATCGCTAATGTACGGCTCAACTCATACACCACAAACCTATTTTTTGATGCCAAAGCCGATGAAATAAAGGCAATATTTGCTGCAGGGGCGCTTATCAATACACAAGTCTTGAAGGAGAAACTCCAAAAGATGGCGCCGCTACATACCTCAAAATGGAACGAAATCAAGTAATTCATTAAAATCATAACGTTATATACCCGATGCTAACTTCACTTTCTATAAAAAACTATGCTCTTATTGACGACTTGCAGATTGATTTCCCCGAAGGGTTCATCATCATCACTGGGGAGACCGGCGCTGGAAAATCCATTCTATTAGATGCCTTATCGTTGGTGTTGGGCAAACGAGCCGACTTGTCCGCTTTACGAAATACCGATGAAAAATGTATCATTGAGGCTGAGTTCGCCTTAGAAAAATATGACTTTGAGTCTGTTTTTACCGAATTGGATATCGATTATGCCCCAGATACATTTCTACGTAGGGAGATACTGCCCTCTGGGAAGTCACGTGCTTTCATCAATGATACCCCCGTAACGCTGGACGTTCTGCAGCAATTGGGGCAACTCTTGGTGGACATACATTCTCAGCACCAAACCTTAGCTTTGGGTAGCTTGGAATACCAGTTTCAAATCATTGATGCCATAGCGAATAATCAGCATTTAAAATCAGTATATGCCCAGCAACTCAAAGCTCTAAAACAAAGCGAAAAGAAACTTTCAGAGCTTATTGAGTTTCAAAAGAATGCTAATAAGGAATATGACTATAACCTCCACCTGCTCAAAGAATTAAAATCAGCACCTTTACAAGCCGGTATTCAAAGCGAATTGGAAGAAATATACGAACAGGCTGCCAATGTTGAGGAGATAAAGGAGCGCATCTCTGAAGCCCTTCAACGGCTTTCAGATGAAAATATCGGTGTGATAAGTCAGTTGCGTGAGCTTAAAGGTATCTTCGGTAGGCTAGAAAACTATTCCCAGCAGTACAAGCAGTGGTTCGAGCGTACCGAATCGGTATTGATTGAGATGGAAGATTTACAATCAGAGGTCTTTGATGTTGAAGAAAATATAGAAACAGACCCCGAGGTGTTAGCTGAAACCTCTCGGAAGCTACAGCTCATATACGATTTACAGAAGAAACATCAAGTAAGTACGGTGGAGGAATTGATGCTGATACAAGATAAATTGGAAACGTTGGTAAGCCAAGTAGAGAATAGTGCCGATTCAATTACTCAACAAGAGCAGCAAGTAGCCTTGCAGCGTACACAAACTCTTGCAACGGCTTCACAAATACATCAACTACGCCAAGATGTTTTACCTGAGTTAGATGCTCGTCTGACCTCATTTATGAGTGAATTAGGAATGCCTAATGCTCGTTTTTCAATAACATTGACCCCCACAGAGAGTTTCTATGCTAATGGAACAGATGAATTGTCCTTTTTATTCTCTGCCAATAAGGGCGGAAGCTTTGGGCAACTCAAAAAGGTAGCCTCTGGTGGTGAGCTTTCGCGCATAATGTTGGCTGTCAAAGCCATTTTGGCAGCACATACAGCACTGCCTACCATTATGTTTGATGAGATTGATACGGGAGTTTCAGGGGAAATTTCACAAAAAATGGGAGCGATTATGAAGCAAATGAGTGGTAACCGACAGGTATTTGCCATTACCCATTTGCCTCAAGTTGCGGCTAAGGGAAGTACTCACTTTAAGGTATTTAAGGAAGATATTGACGGGAAGACCACCACTCAATTAAAACGATTAACCCAAGAGGAACGCATTGATGAAATTTCTCAAATGCTTGGAGGAAAAGATAGTGCTAACTCTGCCCGAAATCACGCAATTGAGCTTATTCGTAAAGGGTAAAGTGAAATAAAAACAAAGGTAAAGTACCATCAAGTGTAATAAGCAATTTTGTAAATTTTTAGATACATACCTATTAGTAATAGATATTGACATAGGATTGATATGATAAATAACTAAAACTTTTGATAGTCTTTTAAAGTAGTATTATAATCCTACCTAAAACAAATGAAAAGTAGGCTCACATACATTAGTATCGTAGGTTTAAGATATAGAAAATAGGTTTTTATAGGTTGGTATCATACTTTCAGTATATAGAAAATGGATTTCTATACGTTAGTATCGTAGATTTAGGGTATAAAAAATAGTGTTTTATACGTTAGTATTGCAGTTCAATGCTATAAAAAATACCCTCCTAACCATTAGGAGGGTATTTTTTATATAATGAATATAGGATACTAAGGTTTCTTATCATAGGTTTTACTCCTTTAAGGTATAGTATATATTATTATTAAGATATATATTATAAATTAGGCAATCCAATACTTATTTTTATAGTGTATTTACTAAATATAAAATAAAGTTATTGATACATATTGTAATAGGAGTTCATATAAATGATTTATTAACATAAATAGTAGTATATAAATTTGTTTTATTAAAAATACATTCCTATATTTACTGCATTATAAATCACTTATATAAAATAAATAATTATGAAGACTGTTTTAGAGATTAAGAAAGCAAATTTCGAGCTACTCAATAGTATAGAGTATGCCCATTTTATCAAAAGTATGCTTGATTTGGTTAAGCATACAGATTTAGAGCATTTAAACTTGGAGCAAGAAGTATATGACCAACTTCTGAAATGCCACGAAGACCTTACTGAAGGCACTCGTCAAGTTCGTTTTAGTAGTGAAACACAAAAAATAAATAATTTAGATAAACAAAGGGGTGATTATGTGGTGTTCTTGCTTTCTGCTTTTCGTTTTGAACAAAAAAATTCATTAGAAAGCAGAAAAGAAGCAGCTAAAATACTTCATAAAACACTAAAAAATTATGCAGGTATTCAGTCCTTACCCTCAGGACAAAAGACACAAACTATTGAAGGCTTTTTAGTAGATATTAAAAAACCTGAATTAAATACTTATGTAGAAGCCTTAGGGATTAGCCACGTGATTAACTCACTAACTGAAGCAAATAAAGAGTATCAAAAATTAGTATCTGGTAGGGCTGAGAGTCAGCTTACGAATGTACTTATCAATTCAAGGAAAGTACGTAAAGAGGCTACTAAGCTATATCGGTATCTGATAAAATGTGTGGAAGGGCAACACATAGTTACGCAATCTTCCGAAAGTGCTAATTTTATAAATCTTTTAAATAAGCTAATTGCTGATACAATGAATGCTAATAAACAGCGGTTATCACAAAGTACTATCAATAAAAAATCAACTATTAGCAAAGAAGAAAAGAATCTATCTTCTGAAGAAAAAGTATAGTCATTTGTTGATATACTAATGGTAAACCCAAAGTTAGTATTTATATTTTCTATGTCTATAAAGATATAAAATAAAATTTTAAGTATTGAATACATTGCTTTTTAAGTCTGATAGTAATATGAGTATTTTAGTTAATTTCTATTGAAGTAAAGGAACTACTAATAATCATATCAAGTCAAGTTTAAAAAGTAATGTATCT
This genomic window from Capnocytophaga canimorsus contains:
- a CDS encoding HD family phosphohydrolase; its protein translation is MRKYWQKLNINPLFLKILIAVITVVLVVQVFPKKAKFKYEFQKGKLWQHETFYAPFEFPLKKSEEQIAKETEQIVSKSVVYYTKDTLVYQHVLQRLPDKITTYFGDKISENRRQEIIDKVTEFLKKSYRVGVFINSQGFTSGTVMIIGKQNQVSELLTSEVFFLEQLNDYVTKELAFEPQYRKNYQALLFEIMQPDLRVEQKFTQKALDENLKDLVYTYGIVNQGQLIIAKGEMVEGERLAMLESLQSEYESETWNQSNYYWSLLGYYTLVSICIFIVLVYLQRYAIDIYNDNIKLSFIFFNVLLIIYLVSFFIKTFPDYIYVAPVCLMLMILKSFFDLRTAIFVFVITILLTGFITPNSFQFIFIQIIAGAFIILNTKDTQYRLNNFISAAYTTIAYLFTYMAFHLITEGQLHNLHVSFLIMFLLNGMGMLFSQPLTYIYERVFGLVCDASLLELTDTNSKLLRELSEKAPGTFQHSMQVANLAEAAAVEIKANALLVRVGALYHDIGKMKNPVYFIENQKTNINPHDCLTPTESARIIINHVAEGVEIARKHKLPERIIEFIKTHHGNSLVYYFYRKEMEQNEQVIESDFRYAGPIPSSKETAILMMADSVEAASRSLKNPTYPMIDEFVESIIKKQFDDHQFMNSDITLKEIERIKAVFKDKLTNIYHLRIPYPK
- a CDS encoding DUF6261 family protein translates to MKTVLEIKKANFELLNSIEYAHFIKSMLDLVKHTDLEHLNLEQEVYDQLLKCHEDLTEGTRQVRFSSETQKINNLDKQRGDYVVFLLSAFRFEQKNSLESRKEAAKILHKTLKNYAGIQSLPSGQKTQTIEGFLVDIKKPELNTYVEALGISHVINSLTEANKEYQKLVSGRAESQLTNVLINSRKVRKEATKLYRYLIKCVEGQHIVTQSSESANFINLLNKLIADTMNANKQRLSQSTINKKSTISKEEKNLSSEEKV
- a CDS encoding ABC-F family ATP-binding cassette domain-containing protein, whose protein sequence is MLNVHDLSVSFQGEFLFEEVAFMLNAGDRVGLIGKNGAGKSTLLKLLAKEMKPDSGTIAADKSVKIGFLKQDIDFENGRTILQEAYQAFTEIKIIESQMQEIQRQLEARSDYESLHYHNLIDSLTDITHRYEILGGYHYQGDTEKVLFGLGFKRNDFDRQTDAFSGGWRMRIELAKLLLQKNDILLLDEPTNHLDIESIIWLEQFLTTYSGAVVIVSHDKMFLDNVTNRTIEISVGKIYDYPKAYSQFLQLREEIKQQQLAAQKNQEKKIQQTEKLIEKFRAKASKASMAQSLIKKLDKIERIEVDEQDNSVMHLRFPVSVTPGKVVLEIASASKNYGEKQVLQNIDLLIERGSKIAFVGQNGQGKTTLAKMIVGEIPFEGNIKLGHNVQLGYFAQNQANYLDGDMSILDTMFYAANDSNRMKIRDILGSFLFRGDDVEKKVKVLSGGERNRLALAKMLLSDFNVLVMDEPTNHLDIKSKNVLKQALQNFEGTLIIVSHDRDFLQGLTDKVYEFKDKQIKEFLGDIDFYLEYRNATDFREVEKSNNETKTTSTSEKKSEEKISYEQQKQQKTLQNKLNKVEKSIDEIEKEIEKMNEQMSTQNIDDAFFIRYENKKKELESLMQTWEQLQEELDF
- the porD gene encoding type IX secretion system protein PorD, translating into MKKIIFVLMSCFLGQLHSQELNCTFSVDARQINITDKRVFKTLEKSVQDFINQTSWSNIKNTSKERIQCNMTLVLTKFEGNQFEGNLLVQAMRPVYNAVYQSPVLNLQDKQVAFTYQEHEPLSFNNNTFSSNLTSVLAFYAYVILGFDRDTFAPSAGHPMFLQAQSVLINAQSSGFGGWTDDGTNNRWRLLDELLSESYSQFHQVLYQYHRFGMDLMSSDTKKAKEEIQKALISLSEIANVRLNSYTTNLFFDAKADEIKAIFAAGALINTQVLKEKLQKMAPLHTSKWNEIK
- the recN gene encoding DNA repair protein RecN, with translation MLTSLSIKNYALIDDLQIDFPEGFIIITGETGAGKSILLDALSLVLGKRADLSALRNTDEKCIIEAEFALEKYDFESVFTELDIDYAPDTFLRREILPSGKSRAFINDTPVTLDVLQQLGQLLVDIHSQHQTLALGSLEYQFQIIDAIANNQHLKSVYAQQLKALKQSEKKLSELIEFQKNANKEYDYNLHLLKELKSAPLQAGIQSELEEIYEQAANVEEIKERISEALQRLSDENIGVISQLRELKGIFGRLENYSQQYKQWFERTESVLIEMEDLQSEVFDVEENIETDPEVLAETSRKLQLIYDLQKKHQVSTVEELMLIQDKLETLVSQVENSADSITQQEQQVALQRTQTLATASQIHQLRQDVLPELDARLTSFMSELGMPNARFSITLTPTESFYANGTDELSFLFSANKGGSFGQLKKVASGGELSRIMLAVKAILAAHTALPTIMFDEIDTGVSGEISQKMGAIMKQMSGNRQVFAITHLPQVAAKGSTHFKVFKEDIDGKTTTQLKRLTQEERIDEISQMLGGKDSANSARNHAIELIRKG